A region from the Gammaproteobacteria bacterium genome encodes:
- a CDS encoding DUF2238 domain-containing protein has translation MEVAPVLIALPILVVTWRGFPLTPLLYRLVFLHALVLILGGYYTYARVPVGFWAQDLFDFGRNHYDRFGHLVQGFVPALAAREVLLRRSPLVPGKWLFFLVTCVTLAISATHELVEWGTAVMAGEGAVDFLGTQGDPWDSQWDMFLALIGAIAAQLLLARVQDRELGRL, from the coding sequence ATGGAGGTGGCGCCGGTGCTCATCGCGCTGCCCATCCTGGTGGTGACGTGGCGGGGCTTCCCGCTCACCCCGCTCCTGTACCGGCTCGTCTTCCTGCACGCCCTCGTGCTCATCCTGGGCGGTTACTACACCTACGCGCGCGTGCCGGTGGGGTTCTGGGCCCAGGACCTCTTCGACTTCGGCCGCAACCACTACGACCGCTTCGGCCACCTGGTGCAGGGCTTCGTGCCGGCCCTCGCGGCCCGCGAGGTCCTGCTGCGCCGCTCGCCGCTCGTGCCCGGCAAGTGGCTCTTCTTCCTCGTCACCTGCGTGACGCTGGCCATCAGCGCGACCCACGAGCTGGTGGAGTGGGGCACCGCGGTGATGGCGGGCGAGGGGGCGGTGGACTTCCTCGGCACCCAGGGGGACCCCTGGGACAGCCAGTGGGACATGTTCCTCGCCCTCATCGGGGCGATCGCAGCGCAGCTTCTGCTCGCGCGGGTGCAGGACCGCGAGCTGGGAAGGCTCTGA
- the mgtE gene encoding magnesium transporter translates to MPQHDLVQSLVARQHRTELQNRLARLHPADIAYVLESLPVEERLQVWALVPAELDGTVLLEVSDAVRETLVADMDRREILQVAQHLDSDEIADLVPDLPKDVVPDFLGSLPSEDRAEVQTVLAFPEGSVGALMDLDMVSVREDKSLDVVQRYLRVRGDLPTHFNQLVVVDREGVLKGALPLTTLVSSDPEATVGEVMDREPTFFHTYDEAREAALAFERYDLLSAPVVNAHRQVVGRLAVDAVMDHVRDTAEKEMLTQAGLQEDEDLFAPIAKSARNRWAWLALNLLTAFVASRVIGVFEGTIEKVVALAALMPIVASIGGNTGNQTAALTIRGLALDQIQEGNIGYLLRKEVTVSLLNGLVWGSVMALVTYAIYREHHLGLIMLAAMMLNLLLASLAGVFIPLGLRAAGRDPALGSSVILTAITDAMGFLIFLGLAAIFLG, encoded by the coding sequence ATGCCCCAGCACGACCTGGTGCAGTCGCTCGTCGCGCGCCAGCACCGCACCGAGCTGCAGAACCGGCTCGCGCGCCTGCACCCGGCGGACATCGCCTACGTCCTGGAGAGCCTGCCGGTGGAGGAGCGCCTGCAGGTCTGGGCGCTGGTCCCGGCCGAGCTGGACGGTACGGTCCTGCTCGAGGTCTCCGACGCGGTGCGCGAGACCCTCGTCGCCGACATGGACCGGCGCGAGATCCTGCAGGTCGCGCAGCACCTCGACAGCGACGAGATCGCGGACCTGGTGCCGGATCTGCCGAAGGACGTGGTCCCGGACTTCCTCGGCTCGCTGCCGAGCGAGGACCGGGCCGAGGTGCAGACGGTCCTCGCCTTTCCGGAGGGCTCGGTCGGCGCGCTGATGGACCTGGACATGGTCAGCGTGCGCGAGGACAAGAGCCTCGACGTGGTCCAGCGCTACCTGCGCGTGCGCGGCGACCTGCCCACGCACTTCAACCAGCTCGTGGTGGTGGATCGCGAAGGGGTCCTCAAGGGCGCCCTGCCGCTCACGACCCTCGTCTCGAGCGACCCGGAGGCGACCGTCGGCGAGGTCATGGACCGGGAGCCGACCTTCTTCCACACCTACGACGAGGCCCGCGAGGCGGCGCTCGCCTTCGAGCGCTACGACCTGCTGTCCGCCCCCGTCGTCAACGCCCACCGGCAGGTGGTGGGGCGGCTCGCCGTCGACGCGGTCATGGACCACGTGCGCGACACCGCCGAGAAGGAGATGCTCACCCAGGCGGGTCTGCAGGAGGACGAGGACCTCTTCGCCCCGATCGCCAAGAGCGCCCGCAACCGCTGGGCCTGGCTCGCCCTGAACCTGCTCACCGCCTTCGTCGCCTCCCGCGTCATCGGGGTGTTCGAGGGGACGATCGAGAAGGTGGTGGCGCTCGCCGCGCTGATGCCCATCGTCGCCAGCATCGGCGGGAACACCGGCAACCAGACCGCGGCGCTCACCATCCGGGGCCTCGCGCTCGACCAGATCCAGGAAGGCAACATCGGCTACCTCCTGCGCAAGGAGGTGACCGTGAGTCTCCTGAACGGTCTCGTCTGGGGGTCGGTGATGGCGCTCGTGACCTACGCGATCTACCGTGAGCACCACCTCGGGCTGATCATGCTGGCCGCGATGATGCTGAACCTGCTGCTCGCCTCGCTCGCTGGCGTCTTCATCCCCCTTGGCCTGCGGGCGGCGGGCCGCGACCCGGCCCTCGGCAGCAGCGTGATCCTGACCGCGATCACCGACGCCATGGGCTTCCTCATCTTCCTCGGCCTGGCGGCCATCTTCCTCGGCTGA